The genomic region TAAAATAATGTacatttttcagaaaataagaatttaaaaaaaaaaagaagtgaatAATCAGATTTGAAGAAATAGACCAAGAAACATCAAAGGGTAATATCTAACCTCATTAACAAGTTTCCGTTTTTTGGGCTTCTCCTCCAAAAATGAGTGCAAAAACtgctcaaaacataaacatccCACTGACTTCAATTGCACAAAGAAACAGAAAGAGAGAAACAGGATCATAAATTGCTGCAATCCTTTAGACGAGCCTTGTTTTACAACCAAAAACTCATTGCAGACTAAAACATGCTAAACCCAACTCAACATTATCCAAcgaaaaataacaattaaaatgcaCCAAAATGAGTTTACCAAATTACACACAAACCTTGGATTTTGCTAATGAATCATCACTTTTAACAGCCTCAGCAATCAAATCCATGTGATCCACCAAGTCGTTTTGTGAAGGCTTTACCTCATACAAGCTGCAAATAACAgaaggaataaaaaaaaaagaacacccatcaatttcatacttgaaaataggaaaaatacACCCATAAGAGTGATAAACTACCTAAAAATTTTCGCTAACTGGTCCCACAACGATTTCCCTGATAAATCAGGATTCCAAGTAATAAGATGCAAGCAATGAACCGATATTAAAACACTCCTAATCACAGGCTCAAAGCTCTTCCTTGGCTTCTGTAGCTTAAGCCACCCAATGTCTTTACTTAAAACAGAAATATCCGGCTTCCCAACATTAGACAGATCAAATTTCCAGGCAGTGACATGCTTGCAAATTGTTAGGAGCCCATCATCAGCTATTCCTCTCAAAAATATCTTCTTTTTAGATCCACCACTAAGGCATTCTTTCCCCCCAAATTGTAGTGGCAACTGAGAAAAGCAAACAGCCTCATCTTTTTCATCATTGAAATAATAGTTTGAGACGGAATGGATTAAAgcctcttcttcttcatcatcagaAAACGCCATTACCACTCTGATAGTATTGAAAACAATGAAAGAAATAACTAACtagattttactaaaaacaatGCAATTAACAATATAAGAAATTGCAACAACATTAACAAAACCActtccctttttcatcattaGAAAACGCGAGTACCACTACGATCATATTAAACAACAATGacgaaaataattaactaaagtTTAATAAGAATAATGCAATTAACACTAACTGAAACAATAATtacaatagaaaatttaatgcAATAGACTGATCAATTCAGGGTTTGAAATAGCGGTTGAGTAACGGTGTCGCGGCCACTATGCCCCGTCCACCACCGGTAAAAACCTCAATAGCGGTCCGCTATTTCTGCTAAACCAATAGCTTTACAAAATGTCCGATGAGACAGGTAACAAGCAGTACGATCGAAAACAGAAAATCAAATATAGCGGAGTGATGCAGAGGAAGAGAGCAGATAACTCAAAATCTCTCTCATGAGTCAAGTAGAAATCAATGTTCgagttaatttagggttttaaaaaaatcaatcttcCATTGAagtttagggtttcaaaaattaccttatttaatttctcTGCTCTGCCGGAAAATTGAAAGACGAGAGGGCTGAGAAGGAGAGAGATAAAATACGAGGAAAAGGAGAGGGATAAAAAGTAATAACTGTTTTTCTTTGAGAAGATAAAAGCTGTTTTATATATGTAAACTGCTTCATatgtattatatgttttatatatgcacggattaaaatattatatgtatttttcaaaaattaagaattttaatttatatttgtttttttaatattttttatttttcaattttaaatttcaagtttaattggtaatttattaaattcaggttacttatattttttaattaagtaagtaattttttattattttaaaatcacaacaataaatttaaaaaattaacagtgGTAACAATTCAAactgaattttaatatttgaaaagtaaaaaaaaaaactaaatcataTATGGGATaaattccttttttattatagaaagtataggcatattttaaccattattgtatctataaaatatattaaataaatatttatatttaatttaacctataataaattagtaaattaaagtatattaaaatttgtattcaaattaaTAGAGAagttaaacatattttaaataaatttgataataattaataaatagtaccaattaaaagttattttatacaTGTAAATTTATCTAGGCaaaattatctaagaattaGAGTAAATtctgtgtttttattttaatcatccaaatgtaaataagtttatttcTAGCaagatttaataaattgaaaaattaaaagtttgaaaaagtaagtattaaaaatgtaaatactAAACAATTAAATGTTGTTGGTCAAAAAAGAATTACATGTTGAATTTAAGTTCGTAATACCTCTCTCCAATCTATACACGTGTCAGCAGAATAGGCGATTTTGACCTTCTATTTAGTCCACCTAAAATTGCGACTGGTTTGACATCTAGCATTGACTAAAGAAGCATAGGCTTTTTGTCAACATATTATCTGACTGAAATGATTCCCTAACTAATCCTTTCACTCTTAAAAACATGGCAAGCACTCGCTTTTTACTCTTCAAATGTGACCACACCTCCAACGATGAGTGATCCGCATCAGAAAATAACAACAACTTCATGCTGTCTAGAGCACTACGTCCGCACCTCACATACACCACGTCAGTACATCCACTATAATGGCCTATCACATCATACTATAAGACAAGAGGACCTCTCTTATAagttataaatagaaaaatgattGACTTTTTAAGCCCTAAGCTTACTCTAGGCGACCTCACTCTCTCAACAGTCAGCGTATCATCTTGTCCATTTTCAACTCTTGACCTCTTTAGGTGAACCATCTTCTTAACACCATCATATACTCCTTCCTTGTTACTTTTTCCTTGTTGTATGTTATATCAACGAAGTGATAAAATATGTCTAGTATATTGCGTAAAATTAAATACCgagtataattaaattatttgataaaagataatataatcATTGAATTTATTCTTAATGACAAGTATGTCCCTATTCTATCTAGTAATTTTCATTAGgagttattaaatatatttaaaatttaagttagaaaaatattaattttcagttggttaatttttaacacTTTATCAAAgacatttattattaacattatcGACATTTGATAATCTGATCACTTCTCGGAATGTTTCCGCACGAGTGTAAAATCATGATAAAAAATgcaacataaataataataataaacttaaaaaaatgaaataataataaaaatacccAGGAAAGTTGCCCAAACTGATTTTGGCCAACAGCAAGACACGGAGACAAATCAATTAACaacacccccccccccccaaaaaaaaaagcctcattatttgcaatttttaagattttccATAGCAAGTGGGTATTGAGATTTATGCTGTACTTATTGCTAAAGAATACTACCTAGAATACAATTGACTgataacaaacaaaaaagaaagaaaaggaggaaTTCCTCTTTTGAGGGTCTAATTGTATGAGTTTATGACCTCTTCTGCCTAACTGCAACCATATTCACTCTGCCATGTGATCATGCATGGGATTCCGCTGTTGCAATTTCAGTATCTTCATTCTCACATTGAGATGATGAGACTGTAATGTCCGAGGCGGCATCATCCATAGTCAAGCTTGAGATTTCACCACACAGCGAGGACCTTTCGTCTTCACCGCTAATGGATGGTGCCGGAGATGTATCTGATGTGTAAGTGCTTCCGTTGCCATTAGCAGGGGATAGAGCCACCTCACCCTCTTCCGCTGCGTGTTGAAGGCACCAGTACATTATGCTGGCTGTTAATGTAAGGATCATTTTCTGGTTCACCTGCCAATACCGTAAGAAAATCTGAGTTGTAAATTCCAAATATTCATCCATTTGCGATATTTAAAACTGATGATATTCACAATGCAGCCTGCCTGCCTGCCTATGTTAGTGTGCCGACAATAATTCATGCAATCcagttattcaaatttttttataaatgtgtgAATGCCACAAAGACTGAAGACTCGATCTAATGATGCAATGAAGTAGCAAGTGACCTAGAAGAGTCGCATCCTTACCTCCATGATGTCTTCAGGCAACAAGAAAATGGAACACCCAAGCTTTCGTGCCACGCTTATGATGTATGTTGCATTCAACCTCTTCTCCTCATCTATAATCCAACAAGGATAAATAAACTTCCAACTTTAGCTCGATCCAAAATCACTTCATTCTAAGATGAAAAATGTGACCAAAATAACTTcagttaaaaaaaatcataccaCTTTCACCCTTGGTTACAAGGTTCCAGTTGACAACTCTAGGCTCCACAGCACTTAAAAGTTCGAGGAAGAACAGTCCAGTGGAAAGGCTTTTATCCTGCAAATTTAGTATAATGTACAAATTTACTGGCCTTAACTCCTAAATCGTAAGATGGttaatatgtatataagaaTAACGCAGACCTTGAAGCTTTCTATTTGAGTACTTCTTCCTGTACTTTTGACTTTCCGGTTTGCCCAATTCATGATATCTGCATCAGTTATCTCCTTTCCTCGGGAGCGAGATCTCAAACTCTTCAGGAGTTGAAGCATATTGAACCTCATTAATTGCCATAGAAAAGCTGTAACACAAGTAATCCATTTTGAGCATTTGGACAACCATCCAACATTCAACAACCAAGcatatttttaagaataaatagaaaaaaagggtGCAAATAATTCCCCACAGCATGAAGCAAGGAACTGACAACTTTTTATGAAAGCTCAGTGCCACAAAGACGAAAGAAACAAATATACaacgaaaataaaaagtaatttgtCACTCTTTGCAAGCAGGTCAAGGTACTCAACTTAGACCAGATGCATATtcctttttataaataataataaaagtgtAAAACAAAGCTGAACTCTTTAATGGAGGTAAAACATATCAAGCTGATAaggaaattatacaaaaaaaaaagagattaccAACTATGAGTTTTTTATTTCCTTGCACTATATCATTTCCGCCAAGATTCACAACAGAAAATTTCAACTGTCTTCCGATCTTTACTACTTGATTGCAATTTTCCACTTTTCTAAATGGGAACTTAATTGGAGGTTTTGATGCATGCTTCCAGTTTACTGATCCAGGAGCAACCTTGTCAAGCACCTCTAAAAGTATCCATCTGCATCAAAATCAAGCTTTCTATGTCAATAGTCGAAATATTGAATTACAAACCTTCGGTTCATCCCTTCAAATATCATTTGAGATCTATATGACAGAAACCAGctgaatgtgaaattgatgaTACATACGCAAAAACTGCCTACTTGGACATGAAAAATGCATCCATGCTTTCGCCATAAGAGAAAAGCAATCAGCCTGATGCTTTCATGGTCTCAATATTATCAGaaggatttaaaagaaaaacaggaCCTTAACATAACCTTTTGTAATGTTTGCTTAAAATCTACAGTAGGGATAGAGCATGGAACTTGAGCCATTCGAATACATCAGCGAAGAGGAAAACTTACCCAGTTCTGACATCCTCGAAGACATTATTAACATAACTCTCAATTCCAAGACTATTGATCCATAGTCGAAAACATCTCTCTTCCCTGGAAATTTGAACATCATCTGTCATCCTTTCTGCAAAAGAGATCTTTTTGCTATCTGTGCTCAGGCCATTCCTGTAAAAGCACACATGTTTTCTTGCTTGATTACATAAGAGCAGACTTAAGTGTTACTGACTAAACAATCTAAAATACTGACAAGATAATGGATTGAAGGCCTGGGAAAGGCATTGTAAACAAACAATTAGATAACACCACAGCTTAACTGTTTAAACATCAAATCGTAGCACTTTCTCCCAATCTTTCTAACAATAGATATAGGCGGCAATACTGTTAAATGACAACAAAGGCATTCACGACCTGAAGCACATGAAAAAAATCCATGCACCTAGATTCCTAATTTCGTAAGAACAGTTCTATAATGCACATGACCACAACCTATAAGACCTCTTAGAGTGGTGTTAGCTCCAGATTTGATATCATTAAACTGAAAAggctttataaaaataaataaataataattgaaaacatCTATTATAACCGCAAGTTTTTGTGATTTCTCACCTTTCATGAAAGATTTGAGCCACAAATGCAAGATTCAAGTTCGTTGAGCCCTCAGTAATGTCTTTTGGGCTCAGATACCGTTTGCAGCCCATTCTTTCTGCGTGGTCAATAACAAGTTTAGCCCTTTCGACAGGATCCTTTGTATCTAGGGTCAATGGATTGCAGAACTCTGGTGCCAGAACATTAAGCAGGTAAGCATAAGCTTTTCCATCCTGCATGTATGagaaaatgagtaaaatatatcaaaatactgatgcaagaaaaatagaagaatgcatctaattgaagtgtaacacACTTTATCAGTTTATTGCGACTCAATGTAATATTAACAGAATCACATACCTTCACATCTGAAGAAAAATTGGCAACAGTTTTCTCATAGCCTGCtttatttaaatggaaattcatcCATTTTAGTAGAACCTTCTCAGGAGCTAACCCCATAAGTTCCTCAACATCCTGCAAGTGACAATAATTATAAGGGAAACATGCTTATTTCATGCttcattattaattaaacatcAATCACATGATAAAGAGATATATTACTGCATTGCTATCCTCCACCAACTCCACAAGCTGAGGCGTCTTCTTAAGGTTGAGATCTGCTAATAGTTGAATCTGCAGTTATAAAAGATAGTAAGGATGAGAAAAAGTGTACCTGAACACAACTTGTTTTAAGTTAAACATCCTACTTTTCCCAGTCTATCAAGACAGTGTAAAGGCTATACAAGAAATTGCAAATGAATGGTAGAGAAGAAATTAGATGCCTACCTTTATAATTTGAGATATCAACCCAAGCACGAGATGGGGCTGCAATACAAACAATAAAGACGAAAACCATTTGATTATCAGAATGTTTCGTTCTAACACATACAGGAATCTGTTATAGCTGTACTAACCCTTGCTTCAACTAAGTCCTGAGTAC from Gossypium raimondii isolate GPD5lz chromosome 1, ASM2569854v1, whole genome shotgun sequence harbors:
- the LOC105781319 gene encoding fimbrin-1 isoform X2 — encoded protein: MQGQATGKLGGPKNSSSFLKASTTTLLHTISESEKASYVTHINIYLADDPFLKQFLPLDPATNDLFHLAKDGVLLCKLINVAVPGTIDERAINTKRVLNPWERNENHTLCLNSAKAIGCTVVNIGTQDLVEARPHLVLGLISQIIKIQLLADLNLKKTPQLVELVEDSNADVEELMGLAPEKVLLKWMNFHLNKAGYEKTVANFSSDVKDGKAYAYLLNVLAPEFCNPLTLDTKDPVERAKLVIDHAERMGCKRYLSPKDITEGSTNLNLAFVAQIFHERNGLSTDSKKISFAERMTDDVQISREERCFRLWINSLGIESYVNNVFEDVRTGWILLEVLDKVAPGSVNWKHASKPPIKFPFRKVENCNQVVKIGRQLKFSVVNLGGNDIVQGNKKLIVAFLWQLMRFNMLQLLKSLRSRSRGKEITDADIMNWANRKVKSTGRSTQIESFKDKSLSTGLFFLELLSAVEPRVVNWNLVTKGESDEEKRLNATYIISVARKLGCSIFLLPEDIMEVNQKMILTLTASIMYWCLQHAAEEGEVALSPANGNGSTYTSDTSPAPSISGEDERSSLCGEISSLTMDDAASDITVSSSQCENEDTEIATAESHA
- the LOC105781319 gene encoding fimbrin-1 isoform X3 — its product is MIFSISQKMEYSYGTFMGKLINVAVPGTIDERAINTKRVLNPWERNENHTLCLNSAKAIGCTVVNIGTQDLVEARPHLVLGLISQIIKIQLLADLNLKKTPQLVELVEDSNADVEELMGLAPEKVLLKWMNFHLNKAGYEKTVANFSSDVKDGKAYAYLLNVLAPEFCNPLTLDTKDPVERAKLVIDHAERMGCKRYLSPKDITEGSTNLNLAFVAQIFHERNGLSTDSKKISFAERMTDDVQISREERCFRLWINSLGIESYVNNVFEDVRTGWILLEVLDKVAPGSVNWKHASKPPIKFPFRKVENCNQVVKIGRQLKFSVVNLGGNDIVQGNKKLIVAFLWQLMRFNMLQLLKSLRSRSRGKEITDADIMNWANRKVKSTGRSTQIESFKDKSLSTGLFFLELLSAVEPRVVNWNLVTKGESDEEKRLNATYIISVARKLGCSIFLLPEDIMEVNQKMILTLTASIMYWCLQHAAEEGEVALSPANGNGSTYTSDTSPAPSISGEDERSSLCGEISSLTMDDAASDITVSSSQCENEDTEIATAESHA
- the LOC105781319 gene encoding fimbrin-1 isoform X1, with amino-acid sequence MSSYVGVLVSDQWLQSQFTQVELRSLNSKFVSVKNQNGKVTVGDLPPLMVKLKAFSALLTEDEIRLILGESYGDMSSEIDFETFLRVYLNMQGQATGKLGGPKNSSSFLKASTTTLLHTISESEKASYVTHINIYLADDPFLKQFLPLDPATNDLFHLAKDGVLLCKLINVAVPGTIDERAINTKRVLNPWERNENHTLCLNSAKAIGCTVVNIGTQDLVEARPHLVLGLISQIIKIQLLADLNLKKTPQLVELVEDSNADVEELMGLAPEKVLLKWMNFHLNKAGYEKTVANFSSDVKDGKAYAYLLNVLAPEFCNPLTLDTKDPVERAKLVIDHAERMGCKRYLSPKDITEGSTNLNLAFVAQIFHERNGLSTDSKKISFAERMTDDVQISREERCFRLWINSLGIESYVNNVFEDVRTGWILLEVLDKVAPGSVNWKHASKPPIKFPFRKVENCNQVVKIGRQLKFSVVNLGGNDIVQGNKKLIVAFLWQLMRFNMLQLLKSLRSRSRGKEITDADIMNWANRKVKSTGRSTQIESFKDKSLSTGLFFLELLSAVEPRVVNWNLVTKGESDEEKRLNATYIISVARKLGCSIFLLPEDIMEVNQKMILTLTASIMYWCLQHAAEEGEVALSPANGNGSTYTSDTSPAPSISGEDERSSLCGEISSLTMDDAASDITVSSSQCENEDTEIATAESHA